TACCCCGCCCATTGCTCGAACCTGCCGCGGTTCTCCTCCGGCAAGCCCAGCAGCCAGCAGATGACTTCCAGCGGAAACCGGCGCGCGTAAGAAGCCACCAGGTCGATTTCATCGCGCCCGTCGATGTCGTCGAGAATGCGGTCGGCCAGGCCCTCGATCTCGCCGCGCATGTCGCGGACGAGCCGCCGCTGGAACGCTTGATCCACCAGCTTGCGCAAGCGCCTGTGATCGGGCTCGTCCTTCAGCAGCATGTTGTTGCTGAGAACCTTGATGGCGTGCGGCATCCACCAGGACAGACCCGCGACACCGGACTTGCCCGCATGCCGGCCTTCCTGCACGAATAGAGCATTGTCCTTCAGCATGGCGGCCGTGGCGTCGTAGGTCGTGGTCGCCCACACCCTTCCGACGAAAGGCAGCTTCAACGGGACGACCGGGCCCGCCTCGCGCAGCCCCGCAAAAAACGAGAACGGGTCCTGCTTGCTCGCCTTGCTCTGCAGATCGACGCGCAGCGGGGCGCGCAACGAATAGGATTTCTGGTAGCCTGCGCCCATCGAATAGCCTTCCGAATCAGTCGTGCGTTTCATTATCAACCTCTTGGAGCGTCCGGCCCATGAAGCAACTCGTCGCCGCACTTCCCGCCATTTGCTATGCCGTAGCCCTGACACTCGGCTTTCTCGAAGTTCCTCAACCGTTTGGCGCCGACGGCCTCGGGCCGACCCTGCAATGGATGCTGTCCTTAGGTCTGGGCGTGCCCAGCCTTTGGGCCGCATTCTCCCATGCTGTGTTCGCCGATCATGTCGCCCAGTCGATCGGTTGGGCGCCCAGCCCTTTCCAAAAAGAAGTCGCCGGCGCCAACCTCGGCATCGGTCTCGGCGCTATCGCGGCGTCCGTC
This genomic window from Methyloceanibacter caenitepidi contains:
- a CDS encoding DUF6790 family protein — encoded protein: MKQLVAALPAICYAVALTLGFLEVPQPFGADGLGPTLQWMLSLGLGVPSLWAAFSHAVFADHVAQSIGWAPSPFQKEVAGANLGIGLGAIAASVLGPEAAWAMTFVAAGFLWSAASTHIADMVRSKNFAINNAGPIFWWDILTPLTLLIGLLLLHR